The genomic DNA TAATGCCACCGTGCATGTGGGAACCGATGTACCGAAGCATGTCGTACGTTATTCAGATGGGGTTAATGTAGCGTTTAAAGACTAACAACAGGTCCGGTACGAATAATTTCCCGAACTTTTCCTGAAAAACGGAATAAGGTATCTCTTCCAAGCGTGCGCCCTTATCTATAATGGTAAACAGTTCCGATATCGGGTAGATCTCGTTCATCTGGTAAGGCTCCTGCAAGCGGTTCAGCCCTTCGCGCGGCATAATCCTGATCCAGGTGCTGTAATTAAGTAAAGTTGGCCTGGTGGCACATAAACGCCTTCTTTTTATTTGCATACCGACCCATAGCTCAACTTCGCTGTGGTAAACCGCTACGACAGGCAGCATGCCCATGTGTAAGGTACAGGCGTTGGGCTGTTCATCGTCAAGGGATGTAGGAAAGCCATAAAAAGGCAGGAATGAAGCTGATTAAAACC from Pontibacter liquoris includes the following:
- a CDS encoding heme NO-binding domain-containing protein → MQIKRRRLCATRPTLLNYSTWIRIMPREGLNRLQEPYQMNEIYPISELFTIIDKGARLEEIPYSVFQEKFGKLFVPDLLLVFKRYINPI